The following proteins are encoded in a genomic region of Drosophila willistoni isolate 14030-0811.24 chromosome 3R, UCI_dwil_1.1, whole genome shotgun sequence:
- the LOC124459696 gene encoding GATA zinc finger domain-containing protein 10-like has protein sequence MYPSHQPQHQQQQQQQQQQQQQLQLQQPVTQMAQQLQEQPSLMSGGGDYVKETLYQPPPPPPQHHLQQQPHQQQQQQQQHHHQHHHHHHQQQQQHEPQQQLQQQTHYVPQLYYPTHWMQQQQQQQQQVSNNEQQLQPQQQQPIPVAQVYSLPEV, from the coding sequence ATGTATCCCTCTCACCAAccacaacatcagcagcagcagcagcagcagcagcaacaacagcagcaactgcAATTGCAACAGCCAGTAACTCAAATGGCGCAACAGTTGCAGGAGCAGCCGTCATTAATGTCTGGCGGCGGCGATTATGTGAAGGAGACACTTTACcagccaccaccaccaccaccacagcACCACCTGCAACAGCAAccacatcagcaacagcagcagcagcagcagcaccaccaccaacatcatcatcaccaccatcagcaacaacaacaacatgagccacaacaacaattacaacaacaaacacattATGTTCCACAATTGTATTATCCAACGCACTGgatgcagcaacagcaacagcagcagcagcaggtaTCAAACAACGAGCAACAATTACAaccacaacagcagcaaccaaTCCCAGTTGCCCAAGTTTATAGCCTACCAGAAGTGTAA